The Thermobispora bispora DSM 43833 genome window below encodes:
- the rpsL gene encoding 30S ribosomal protein S12: protein MPTIQQLVRKGRQDKVTKTKTPALKGSPQLRGHCVRVYTTTPKKPNSALRKVARVRLTSGIEVTAYIPGVGHNLQEHSIVLVRGGRVKDLPGVRYKIIRGALDAQGVRGRKQARSRYGAKKEKS, encoded by the coding sequence GTGCCTACTATCCAGCAGTTGGTCCGTAAGGGCCGACAGGACAAGGTTACGAAGACCAAGACCCCGGCGCTGAAGGGAAGTCCTCAGCTACGGGGCCACTGCGTGCGCGTCTACACTACGACTCCCAAGAAGCCCAACTCGGCGCTGCGCAAGGTGGCCCGTGTTCGGCTGACCAGCGGCATTGAGGTCACCGCATATATCCCGGGCGTTGGGCACAACCTTCAGGAGCACTCGATCGTGCTCGTGCGTGGCGGTCGTGTGAAGGACCTGCCAGGCGTTCGCTACAAGATCATTCGTGGGGCGCTTGACGCTCAGGGTGTCCGCGGTCGTAAGCAGGCCCGGAGCCGTTACGGCGCGAAGAAGGAGAAGAGCTGA
- the tuf gene encoding elongation factor Tu, producing MAKAKFERTKPHMNIGTIGHIDHGKTTLTAAITKVLHDRYPDLNVATPFDKIDKAPEERARGITISISHVEYQTEKRHYAHVDCPGHADYVKNMITGAAQMDGAILVVAATDGPMPQTKEHVLLARQVGVPYIVVALNKADMVDDEEILELVELEVRELLSSQGFPGDEVPVVRVSALKALEGDPKWAESIIELMNAVDEHVPEPQREVDKPFLMPIEDVFSITGRGTVVTGRIERGVIKVNDTVEIIGIRDKSLSTTVTSIEMFNKTLDEGHAGDNAALLLRGIKRDQVERGMCVIKPGSTTPHTEFEAQVYVLSKDEGGRHTPFFNGYRPQFYFRTTDVTGVVQLPEGTEMVMPGDNTEMRVQLIQPVAMEEGLKFAIREGGRTVGAGRVTKIIK from the coding sequence GTGGCCAAGGCCAAGTTCGAGCGGACTAAGCCGCACATGAACATCGGCACCATTGGGCACATCGACCACGGCAAGACGACTCTGACCGCGGCGATCACCAAGGTGCTGCACGACCGGTACCCGGACCTCAACGTGGCGACCCCGTTCGACAAGATCGACAAGGCGCCTGAGGAGAGGGCCCGCGGTATCACCATCTCCATCTCGCACGTCGAGTACCAGACGGAGAAGCGCCACTACGCGCACGTCGACTGCCCCGGTCACGCCGACTACGTGAAGAACATGATCACCGGTGCCGCCCAGATGGACGGCGCCATCCTGGTGGTCGCCGCGACCGACGGCCCGATGCCGCAGACCAAGGAGCACGTCCTCCTCGCCCGCCAGGTCGGCGTGCCGTACATCGTCGTCGCCCTGAACAAGGCCGACATGGTCGACGACGAGGAGATCCTGGAGCTGGTCGAGCTCGAGGTCCGCGAGCTGCTCAGCTCGCAGGGCTTCCCGGGCGACGAGGTGCCGGTCGTCCGCGTCTCGGCCCTCAAGGCGCTCGAGGGCGACCCCAAGTGGGCCGAATCGATCATCGAGCTGATGAACGCGGTGGACGAGCACGTCCCCGAGCCGCAGCGTGAGGTCGACAAGCCGTTCCTCATGCCGATCGAGGACGTCTTCTCGATCACCGGTCGGGGTACCGTCGTCACCGGCCGTATCGAGCGCGGTGTCATCAAGGTCAACGACACCGTCGAGATCATCGGTATCCGGGACAAGAGCCTGTCCACCACCGTCACCAGCATCGAGATGTTCAACAAGACCCTCGACGAGGGTCACGCCGGTGACAACGCGGCGCTCCTGCTCCGGGGTATCAAGCGCGACCAGGTCGAGCGCGGCATGTGTGTCATCAAGCCGGGTTCGACCACGCCGCACACCGAGTTCGAGGCGCAGGTCTACGTCCTCTCCAAGGACGAGGGCGGCCGGCACACGCCGTTCTTCAACGGCTACCGCCCGCAGTTCTACTTCCGCACCACGGACGTGACCGGCGTGGTCCAGCTCCCCGAGGGCACCGAGATGGTGATGCCGGGCGACAACACCGAGATGCGCGTCCAGCTCATCCAGCCGGTCGCCATGGAGGAAGGCCTGAAGTTCGCGATCCGTGAGGGTGGCCGCACCGTCGGCGCGGGTCGCGTAACCAAGATCATCAAGTAG
- the rpsG gene encoding 30S ribosomal protein S7: MPRKGSPGRRQLPPDPVYNSPLVTALINKVLRDGKRSLAQKIVYSALEGCRQKTGNDPVVTLKRALDNVKPTLEVRSRRVGGATYQVPVEVRAARSTTLALRWIVQYARQRREKTMIERLTNELIDASNGLGASVKRREDTHKMAESNKAFAHYRW; this comes from the coding sequence ATGCCGCGCAAGGGATCCCCTGGTCGCCGCCAGCTGCCGCCTGACCCGGTGTACAACTCACCGCTGGTGACCGCGCTGATTAACAAGGTTCTCCGGGACGGTAAGCGGTCGCTCGCCCAGAAGATCGTTTACAGCGCCCTGGAGGGTTGCCGGCAGAAGACCGGTAATGACCCGGTCGTCACTCTCAAGCGGGCTCTCGACAACGTGAAGCCCACCCTCGAAGTGCGCAGCCGGCGTGTCGGTGGTGCCACCTACCAGGTGCCCGTGGAGGTGCGCGCCGCCCGCAGCACGACGCTGGCGCTTCGCTGGATCGTTCAGTACGCCCGGCAGCGCCGCGAGAAGACGATGATCGAGCGGCTCACCAACGAGCTGATCGACGCGAGCAACGGCCTCGGTGCCAGCGTGAAGCGGCGCGAGGACACGCACAAGATGGCCGAATCGAACAAGGCCTTCGCCCACTACCGCTGGTAG
- the rplW gene encoding 50S ribosomal protein L23, whose amino-acid sequence MEKITDPRDIIIKPIISEKSYGLIDEQNKYTFLVRKDANKTQVKIAIEQIFGVKVTGVNTINRKGKVKRTRRGFGRRPDTKRAIVSLAEGHRIDIFGPAS is encoded by the coding sequence ATGGAGAAGATCACCGACCCGCGGGACATCATCATCAAGCCGATCATCTCCGAGAAGAGCTACGGCCTGATCGACGAGCAGAACAAGTACACCTTCCTGGTGCGCAAGGATGCCAACAAGACGCAGGTGAAGATCGCGATCGAGCAGATCTTCGGCGTCAAGGTGACCGGGGTCAACACGATCAATCGCAAGGGCAAGGTCAAGCGGACCCGGCGCGGCTTCGGCCGGCGTCCCGACACCAAGCGGGCGATCGTGAGCCTGGCCGAGGGCCACCGGATCGACATCTTCGGTCCGGCCAGCTGA
- a CDS encoding amidohydrolase, producing the protein MEALLRPLAVFRADLHRNPELSGQERRTAERLARWLGHAGCEVFTGVGGHGVVARLRNGEGPLVLLRAELDALPVREETGLSYASTVTAARPDGRVVPVAHACGHDIHMTCLAGTAELLAANRASWRGTVLLVGQPAEETLTGAAAMLDDGLYQRFGVPDVALAQHVAPLPAGVVAHAPPGEPLTAAGAELRIVIRGRGGHGGMPHLAVDPVVVAASVVLRLRAMAVQERRPGEHVVVTVGALHAGERANVIPDSAVLEAIVRAPSLAAVDRVVEVARRVVEDECLAARCPDPPEFTVVTRVPAGISDPVAAARVRRAHLAVFGAGRVVEVPQGQASEDFPLFGADGRVPTVYWYVGSVPPAVWDRAPGAGPLEKLHSLPAAHSPKFSPDPVATLRAGITALAAGALAWLGTGPLGNGEIMSFGSLP; encoded by the coding sequence GTGGAAGCGCTGCTGAGGCCGCTCGCGGTGTTCCGGGCAGACCTGCACCGGAATCCAGAGCTGTCCGGCCAGGAGCGGCGCACCGCCGAGCGGCTCGCCCGGTGGCTTGGGCACGCCGGGTGCGAGGTCTTCACCGGGGTGGGCGGCCATGGTGTCGTGGCACGCCTGCGAAACGGCGAGGGGCCGCTCGTCCTGCTCCGCGCTGAATTGGACGCGCTCCCGGTCCGGGAGGAGACCGGTCTGTCCTACGCCAGCACGGTCACCGCGGCGCGGCCGGACGGCCGGGTCGTTCCCGTCGCGCACGCCTGCGGACATGACATCCACATGACCTGCCTCGCAGGGACCGCCGAGCTGCTCGCCGCCAACCGCGCATCCTGGCGGGGGACCGTGCTACTGGTGGGGCAGCCTGCAGAGGAGACGCTGACAGGGGCGGCGGCGATGCTCGACGATGGCCTCTACCAGCGGTTCGGCGTGCCGGACGTGGCGCTCGCGCAGCATGTGGCGCCCCTGCCCGCGGGCGTGGTGGCCCATGCGCCACCCGGGGAACCGCTCACCGCCGCCGGGGCGGAGCTGCGCATCGTGATACGCGGCCGGGGCGGGCACGGCGGGATGCCGCACCTCGCCGTGGATCCGGTGGTGGTGGCCGCCTCGGTGGTGCTGCGGTTGCGGGCCATGGCCGTCCAGGAGCGCAGGCCCGGTGAGCACGTGGTCGTGACGGTCGGGGCGCTGCATGCGGGAGAGCGGGCGAATGTGATCCCGGACTCCGCCGTGCTCGAGGCGATCGTCCGCGCTCCGTCGCTGGCGGCCGTGGATCGGGTGGTGGAGGTGGCACGCCGGGTGGTGGAGGATGAGTGCCTGGCCGCGAGGTGCCCCGATCCGCCCGAGTTCACCGTGGTCACCAGGGTTCCCGCGGGGATATCCGATCCGGTCGCGGCCGCGCGGGTACGGCGGGCGCACCTCGCCGTGTTCGGCGCGGGCCGGGTGGTGGAGGTGCCGCAGGGCCAGGCCAGCGAGGACTTCCCCCTGTTCGGGGCGGATGGGCGTGTGCCCACCGTCTACTGGTATGTGGGCTCGGTGCCACCCGCCGTCTGGGACCGCGCGCCTGGAGCGGGGCCGCTGGAGAAGCTGCATTCTCTTCCGGCCGCGCATTCTCCGAAGTTCAGTCCTGACCCCGTGGCCACGCTGCGGGCGGGCATCACCGCGCTGGCGGCCGGCGCGCTCGCCTGGCTCGGCACCGGACCGCTGGGAAATGGTGAGATCATGTCCTTCGGCTCGCTACCATGA
- the rplD gene encoding 50S ribosomal protein L4 has protein sequence MSTTIDVLDANGAKAGTVELPEEIFGAKVNVPLMHQVVVAQLAARRQGTHATKTRGDVSGGGKKPYRQKGTGRARQGSIRAPQFTGGGTVHGPQPRSYDQRTPKKMKAAALRGALSDRASCGRVHVVTNLITGDTPKTKVALAALRKVTQAPRVLVVVDENDELTWRSLRNVPEVHLLDAGQLNTYDVLVNDDVVFTREAFEQVVARLGKSGKEEA, from the coding sequence GTGAGCACCACGATCGACGTCCTCGATGCCAACGGTGCCAAGGCGGGGACCGTGGAGCTGCCGGAGGAGATCTTCGGCGCGAAGGTCAACGTCCCGCTGATGCACCAGGTCGTCGTCGCGCAGCTCGCCGCGCGCCGGCAGGGAACGCACGCGACCAAGACCCGCGGCGACGTCAGCGGCGGTGGCAAGAAGCCGTACCGCCAGAAGGGCACGGGCCGGGCGCGCCAGGGTTCGATCCGCGCGCCGCAGTTCACCGGCGGTGGCACCGTCCACGGTCCGCAGCCGCGCTCCTACGACCAGCGCACCCCGAAGAAGATGAAGGCGGCCGCCCTCCGCGGCGCCCTCTCGGACCGGGCGAGCTGCGGTCGTGTCCACGTGGTGACCAACCTGATCACCGGTGACACGCCCAAGACCAAGGTCGCCCTCGCGGCGCTCCGCAAGGTCACCCAGGCCCCCCGGGTGCTCGTGGTGGTCGACGAGAACGACGAGCTGACCTGGCGGAGCCTGCGGAACGTCCCCGAGGTCCACCTGCTGGACGCGGGCCAGCTCAACACCTACGACGTGCTGGTCAACGACGACGTGGTCTTCACCCGCGAGGCATTCGAGCAGGTCGTTGCCCGGCTTGGCAAGAGCGGGAAGGAAGAGGCCTGA
- the fusA gene encoding elongation factor G, which yields MAHIDAGKTTTTERILFYTGINYKIGETHEGSATMDWMEQEQERGITITSAATTCKWLDHTINIIDTPGHVDFTVEVERSLRVLDGAVAVFDGVAGVEPQSETVWRQADRYGVPRICFVNKMDRVGAEFHRCVDMIESRLGAVPLVIQLPWGVEADFKGVIDLVRMKGLYWRPEAVKGDMYDLTDIPAEHLDLAREWRDKLIETVAEHDDEMMELFLEGEEPTEEQLRAAIRRATIKGAVTPVLCGSAFKNKGIQPLLDAIVYYLPAPTDIPAFQGHAVGNEDEVVERHADPNEPFAALAFKITSDQHLGKLTYIRVYSGKIDAGTTVINSTKGKKERIGKIYQMHANKREERPSASAGQIVAVMGLKDTTTGDTLCDPNAPVVLESMNFPAPVINVAIEPKTKGDQEKLATAIQRLAEEDPTFQVRRDEETGQTVIWGMGELHLEIIVDRMRREFKVEANVGRPQVAYRETIRRKVTGVEYTHKKQTGGAGQFGRVVIDLEPLGEGNDGYEFVNNITGGRIPREFIPSVDAGCQEAAEFGVLAGYPMVGVKVTLQDGAYHEVDSSEMAFKIAGSMAFKEAARKAEPILLEPLMAVEVTTPEEYMGDVIGDLNGRRGQIQAMEDRTAGIKVIRALVPLAEMFGYVGDLRSKTQGRAVYSMQFHSYAEVPPGIAKEIVAKARGE from the coding sequence ATGGCCCATATCGACGCGGGCAAGACCACGACGACCGAGCGCATCCTGTTCTACACCGGCATCAACTACAAGATCGGCGAGACCCACGAGGGCTCGGCGACGATGGACTGGATGGAGCAGGAGCAGGAGCGTGGCATCACGATCACGTCGGCCGCCACGACCTGCAAGTGGCTCGATCACACGATCAACATCATCGACACGCCCGGTCACGTGGACTTCACCGTGGAGGTGGAGCGTTCGCTTCGCGTCCTCGACGGTGCCGTTGCCGTGTTCGACGGTGTCGCCGGCGTGGAACCGCAGTCGGAGACGGTCTGGCGGCAGGCGGATCGGTACGGCGTCCCGCGTATCTGCTTCGTCAACAAGATGGACCGGGTCGGCGCCGAGTTCCACCGCTGTGTGGACATGATCGAGTCCCGGCTCGGCGCGGTGCCGCTCGTCATCCAGCTCCCCTGGGGTGTCGAGGCCGACTTCAAGGGCGTCATCGACCTGGTGCGGATGAAGGGTCTGTACTGGCGCCCTGAGGCGGTCAAGGGTGACATGTACGACCTCACCGACATCCCGGCCGAGCACCTCGACCTCGCGCGCGAGTGGCGCGACAAGCTGATCGAGACCGTCGCGGAGCACGACGACGAGATGATGGAGCTCTTCCTCGAGGGCGAGGAGCCCACCGAGGAGCAGCTCCGGGCTGCGATCCGGCGCGCCACGATCAAGGGCGCCGTCACCCCGGTCCTGTGCGGCAGCGCCTTCAAGAACAAGGGCATCCAGCCGCTGCTCGACGCGATCGTCTACTACCTCCCCGCTCCCACCGACATCCCCGCCTTCCAGGGCCACGCGGTGGGCAACGAGGATGAGGTCGTCGAGCGGCACGCGGACCCGAACGAGCCGTTCGCGGCGCTGGCGTTCAAGATCACGAGCGACCAGCACCTCGGCAAGCTCACTTACATCCGCGTGTACTCCGGCAAGATCGACGCCGGGACCACGGTCATCAACTCGACCAAGGGCAAGAAGGAGCGGATCGGCAAGATCTACCAGATGCACGCGAACAAGCGCGAGGAGCGCCCGTCCGCGTCGGCTGGTCAGATCGTCGCCGTGATGGGCCTGAAGGACACCACCACCGGTGACACCCTCTGCGACCCGAACGCTCCGGTGGTCCTGGAGTCGATGAACTTCCCGGCTCCGGTCATCAACGTGGCGATCGAGCCCAAGACCAAGGGCGACCAGGAGAAGCTCGCCACCGCGATCCAGCGGCTGGCCGAGGAGGACCCCACGTTCCAGGTCCGCCGGGACGAGGAGACCGGCCAGACGGTCATCTGGGGCATGGGCGAGCTCCACCTGGAGATCATCGTCGACCGGATGCGCCGCGAGTTCAAGGTCGAGGCGAACGTCGGTCGCCCGCAGGTGGCCTACCGGGAGACCATCCGCCGCAAGGTCACCGGCGTCGAGTACACGCACAAGAAGCAGACCGGTGGCGCCGGTCAGTTCGGCCGCGTGGTCATTGACTTGGAGCCGCTCGGCGAGGGCAACGACGGCTACGAGTTCGTCAACAACATCACGGGTGGCCGCATCCCGCGGGAGTTCATCCCGTCGGTGGACGCGGGTTGCCAGGAGGCCGCCGAGTTCGGTGTGCTCGCCGGCTACCCGATGGTGGGCGTCAAGGTCACGCTCCAGGACGGCGCCTACCACGAGGTCGACTCGTCCGAGATGGCTTTCAAGATCGCCGGGTCCATGGCCTTCAAGGAGGCCGCCCGCAAGGCGGAACCGATTCTCCTCGAGCCGCTGATGGCCGTCGAGGTCACCACGCCCGAGGAATACATGGGTGACGTCATCGGTGACCTCAATGGTCGTCGTGGGCAGATCCAGGCGATGGAAGACCGGACCGCGGGTATCAAGGTCATTCGCGCCCTCGTCCCGCTCGCGGAGATGTTCGGGTACGTGGGTGACCTGCGGAGCAAGACCCAGGGCCGGGCCGTCTACAGCATGCAATTCCACTCCTACGCGGAGGTGCCTCCGGGCATCGCCAAGGAGATCGTCGCGAAGGCTCGGGGCGAATAG
- the rplC gene encoding 50S ribosomal protein L3, translating into MARQIKGVLGKKLGMTQVFDEANRVVPVTVVEAGPCVVTRVRTPEKDGYSAIQLGYGQIDPRKVNKPLGDYLRKHNITPRRYFAEIRTDDASEYTLGQEITVDIFQPGDYVDVTGRSKGKGFAGVMKRHGFRGLGGSHGTQRKHRSPGSIGACATPGRVFKGLRMAGRMGNARTTVQNLKVQAVDAEKNLILVKGAIPGANGSLVLIRTAVKKGAAAK; encoded by the coding sequence ATGGCTAGGCAGATCAAGGGCGTCCTGGGCAAGAAGCTCGGCATGACCCAGGTCTTCGACGAGGCGAACCGGGTGGTCCCGGTCACCGTCGTGGAGGCCGGTCCGTGCGTGGTGACCCGGGTCCGCACGCCGGAGAAGGACGGCTACTCCGCCATTCAGCTCGGGTACGGGCAGATCGACCCGCGGAAGGTCAACAAGCCCCTCGGCGACTACCTGCGCAAGCACAACATCACCCCGCGCCGCTACTTCGCCGAGATCCGTACCGACGACGCGTCCGAGTACACGCTGGGTCAGGAGATCACCGTCGACATCTTCCAGCCCGGCGACTACGTGGACGTCACGGGCCGGAGCAAGGGCAAGGGCTTCGCCGGTGTCATGAAGCGCCACGGCTTCCGCGGGCTGGGCGGCTCGCACGGCACCCAGCGCAAGCACCGGTCGCCCGGCTCCATCGGGGCGTGCGCGACGCCCGGGCGCGTGTTCAAGGGCCTGCGCATGGCCGGCCGGATGGGCAACGCCCGCACGACCGTCCAGAACCTCAAGGTCCAAGCCGTGGACGCCGAGAAGAACCTGATTCTCGTCAAGGGTGCGATCCCCGGCGCCAACGGCAGCCTGGTCCTCATCCGCACCGCCGTCAAGAAGGGGGCTGCTGCCAAGTGA
- the rpsJ gene encoding 30S ribosomal protein S10 → MAGQKIRIRLKAYDHEVIDSSAKKIVETVTRTGAKVAGPVPLPTEKNVYCVIRSPHKYKDSREHFVMRTHKRLIDIIDPTPKTVDSLMRLDLPAGVDISIKL, encoded by the coding sequence ATGGCGGGACAGAAGATCCGCATCCGGCTTAAGGCGTATGACCACGAGGTCATCGATAGCTCGGCCAAAAAGATCGTCGAGACGGTGACGCGGACCGGAGCCAAGGTCGCTGGCCCGGTGCCGCTGCCGACCGAAAAGAACGTGTACTGCGTGATCCGGTCGCCGCACAAGTACAAGGACAGCCGCGAGCACTTCGTGATGCGCACCCACAAGCGGCTGATCGACATCATCGACCCGACGCCGAAGACGGTCGACTCGCTGATGCGGCTCGACCTCCCCGCCGGCGTGGACATCTCCATCAAGCTCTAA